The Clostridiales bacterium FE2011 sequence GTATTTCTCCGAGGATCCCTATCTGACCGGTGTGATGGCTACCGCCCTGATCAAGGGAATTCAGAGTAAAAATGTAGGCACCAGTATCAAGCATTTTGCCCTGAACAACCAGGAGCACCGGCGGATGAGCAGTTCCTCCGACTGTGACGAGCGGACGATCCGGGAGATTTATTTCCCTGCCTTTGAGATGGCGGTGAAGGAAGCCCAGCCTTGGACGGTCATGTGTTCCTACAACCGGATCAACGGAGTGTATGCTTCAGAGAATCCCTGGCTGCTGACGGATGTGCTCCGGAAGGAGTGGGGATTTGAAGGCTATGTGGTCAGCGACTGGGGCGCGGTGAGCGACCGGGTGGCCGGTGTGGCTGCGGGACTGGACCTGGAGATGCCTTCTTCCGGAGGGATCAACGACCGGAAGGTCGTGGAAGCCGTCAGGGCCGGGAAACTGGATGAAAAGCTGGTGGACCAGGCCTGTGAGCGGATCCTGAACATTGTATACCGGTACCTGGAAAACGCGAAACCGGATACGCCCTGGGACAAGGAAGCCCAGCATCTGCAGTCCGCAGAAGTTGCGGCGGAGTGCATGGTCCTGCTGAAAAATGAGGACGGCATCCTGCCACTGGACAAGGAAGATGAAGTTGCCTTCATCGGTGAATTTGCCGCAAAGCCCCGTTTCCAGGGCGGCGGCAGCAGTCACATCAACAGCTTCCGGACAACCAGCGCTGTTGACGCGGCGCAGGGACTGAAGGTGATCTATGCCAGGGGCTATGACGTGGCTGCAGATGACGCCCCGGCGGAAATGATTGCCGAAGCGGTTGCTGCGGCCAGGAAGGCCCAAACGGCAGTTGTTTTTGCCGGCCTGCCGGACGCGTATGAATCCGAAGGCTATGACCGGACTCACATGCGTATGCCTGAGAGCCAGAACCGCCTGATTGAAGCGGTGGCAGAGGCAAATCCCAATACTGTGGTGGTCCTGCACAATGGTTCTCCGGTGGAAATGCCCTGGATCGGCAAGGTGAAGGCTGTGCTGGAAGCTTACCTGGGCGGACAGGCGGTGGGACTGGCGGAAGTGAAGGTACTCTTCGGCGACGTGAACCCAAGCGGCCATCTGCCGGAAAGTTTCCCGATCAAGCTGGAAGACAATCCGAGCTACCTGTTCTTTGGCGGCGAACCCCGCGGAACGGAGTACCGGGAAGGTATTTTTGTGGGTTACCGGTATTATGATAAAAAGAAAATGGATGTGCTGTTCCCGTTTGGCCACGGCCTGAGCTACACCACTTTTGAGTACAGCAATCTGAAGCTGAGCGCGGAGGCCATTAAGGATACGGATACGGTAATCGCGACAGTGACCGTGAAAAACACCGGCAAACGGGCAGGAAAAACGGTGGTTCAGCTGTATGTGGGCGACACGGAAGGCTTTGTGAACGCGGTCCGTCCGGTCCGTGAACTCCGGGCGTTCCGGAAGGTTGAACTTCAGCCCGGGGAAAGCCGGGAGGTATCCTTTACGCTCGGCAAGCGGGCCTTTGCGTACTGGAATACGCAGATCCATGACTGGTATGTGGAGACCGGGGACTTTTCTGTGGAAGTGGGCGACAGCGTGGCAAACCTGCCGCTGAAGGCAACGGTAAAGGTGGAATCCACGACTGTCCTGCCGAAACACTTTGATCTGGACAGCATTTATATGGATATCCTGGCGGACCCGAAGGGCCGGGAAGTGATGGGTGCGTTTATCAAGAAGGCCTTCGCAGCCTTCGGGTCGGATCAGGAAGCAGCTTCCGAAGCTGCCGGTGAAGCAATCTCGGAAGATATGAACGCGGCCATGATGAATTATATGCCGATCCGCGGCGCCCTCAGTTTCGGCGGAGGGATGATCACGGAGGAGACCATGGCTGAACTGCTGCGTAAGATCAATGAATGAACGGAACCGGGATGAAAAAAGGGGCAGCGGATGATCCGCTGCCCCGATTCAAAGCCGGTCTGTTTCCCTTCCGGGAGATCAGTGCTTTCTGTTCTTCCGGCTGAAGAGCCGGCTCAGCCAGCCGGTCGCCGTCATACCGCTGTTCATCGGATTGCGAAGCTCGGAAGCGCCTGTATCCTCAGCCATCAGGGTGGCAATATTCATGAACACATTGTTGCTGTACATCATCAATCTGTTTTCCTCCTTTGGGTTGGTTTTCCTGCTGACCGGGCGGCTGCCCTGTCAGTGTTGCCATCATAACAGACACAGAGACGGAAAAAACAGTAAAATGATCATATAAATAACAATATGATTTGGCATAATGATCCATATTGTTTTGCCAGAATGATACAACTCGGAAGGAGAAAAGCGGATGAGCTGGACGAAAGAGGAACGTCCCTACGGGGTGCTGATCCATAATCCGGGAGGCAGGGATCTCGGTATTGCCGGGGATGTGCAGATTCTGGAAGAGGGCGGATACGCGTTCAAGGACCTGGCACGGACCGGCCGGCTCCTGCCTTACGAGGACTGGCGGCTGCCTCCGGAAACCCGTGCGGCAGACCTGGCGGAACGACTGAGCCGGGAAGAGATTGCCGGCCTGATGCTTTATTCCTCCCATCAGCTTGTTCCTTTTATCGGAACGGGACCTTTCAGCGACACTTACGGCGGTGAACCCTTTGATCCGGAAAAGCATGATGAAGCTGCCCTGACGGACGGGCAGCTGCGGTTCCTGAAACAGGACCATATCCGGCATGTGCTGCAGATGAAGGTAAAGAACGCCCGGGTTTCAGCCCGGTGGAGCAATCATCTGCAGGCGGTTTGCGAAGCGGAGCCCTGGGGGATTCCTGTGAATATTTCCACCGATCCGCGGCACGGTGCCGCGGCTTCCGATGCGGAATTCCGTACCGCCGGCAGCGATGTGAGCAAGTGGCCGGAGGGCATCGGCATGGCGGCAGCGGGGGATCCTGAGCTGGTGAGGCGCTTTGCCCGGGTGGCGGCGAAGGAATACCGTGCACTGGGGATTACCACGGCGCTTGGACCGCAGATTGACCTGTCCACGGAACCTCGGTGGATGCGCCTGGAGGATACGCTGGGCAGCGATCCGGAGAAGGTTATTCCGCTGGTGAAGGCATATTGTGACGGGATGCAGACAACGGAAGGCAGCCCGGATGGCTGGGGAATGGACAGTGTGATCACCATGGTCAAGCACTGGCCGGGCGGCGGCACCGGAGAAGGAGGCAGAGATGCACATTATCCCTATGGCTGTTTCGCGGTTTATCCCGCAGGGCAGTTTGAACAGCACCTGCGTCCCTTTACAGAAGGCGCGTTCCGGCTGGACGGCCCCACCGGGTCAGCCGGCGCGGTGATGCCTTACTATACGGTCAGCTGGCTGGAGGGGCATGAAAAAACCGGAAACAGTTATAACGAATATATCCTGAAAGAACTGCTCCGGGGAAAATACGCCTACGACGGCGTGGTCTGCACAGACTGGGGAATTACCGGAGATCCGGATCCTGCGATAGACAGCTTCGGAAGCAGGTGTTACGGCGCGAATGAAATGACTGAGGCTGAGCGCCACCTGAAAATTATCCTCAACGGGGTTGACCAGTTTGGCGGCAACAACCGGGCGGAACCGGTGCTGGAAGCCTGGAAGATCGGTGAGGAACGGTACGGCGCGGAGTTCATGGACAGGCGGATGCGGCTCAGTGCCCGGCGGCTGCTGACCGGAATGTTCCGGGTAGGGCTGTTTGAGAATCCCTATCTGGATCCGGAGAAAAGCGAGCGTATTGTCGGCTGTGCCGCATTTGTGAAAGAGGGCTTGGCGGCCCAGGCGCGCAGCGTTGTGCTGCTGCGCAGGGGTGCGCTGCCTTTACGGGAGGGAATCCGGGTATGGATTCCCCGGCGGACGGTTCTGGCCCACAAGGATTTTGTGCGCCGCATGACGCCGGAGACGATAACGGATCCGCTGTCCGGAACGGACTGCGGTTCCTGGTGCCTCCGGGCGGACACGCCGGAGGAAGCAGACGCTGCGATCGTTTTTATGGAAAGCCCGCTGTCCGATCCCTATGATCCGGAAGACCGGGCCGGGGGCGGAAACGGCTACCGGCCTCTGATGCTGCAATACCGGCCGTACAGGGCGGCGGAAGCACGGGCGGAGAGTATTGCGGGTGGGGATTTCCGGGAAGGCTTTTTCAACCGGAGCTACCGGGGCAAACAGAACCGCTGCTGCAACGAGGGTGACCTGGACAACCTGCGGAATGCCCGGGAACGGATGGGCAGCAAGCCGGTCGTAGCCTGCGTGCGCATGCATAATCCGACGGTGCCTGTAGAATGGGAACAGTATGCGGACAGTATCCTGGTATATTTTAATACCGGCATTCCGGTGCTGATGGATATCCTGTTCGGCAGGCGGAAGGCAGGGGGAAGGCTTCCCTATAACCTGCCGGAATCCATGGCGGCAGTGGAAAGACACGGCGAGGATGATATCAGGGGGCCGGAACCCTATCGGTGCCAGGACGGAACGGTGTATGAGACGGGATACAGCGCGGCAGAGGGAGCGGTGAAAGGAAATGAAGAAAATCCCTGATCCGGAAAAGCAGCTGGCCTATATAGCCTATGTCAACCGGGAAAATGAGTTCCGGCATCACGGATATGATGAGGAAGTCAGGCAGTATCTGATGATGCAAAGCGGTGAGCCGGAGGCTGTGGAGGAAAGCCAGCGAATGATGAGACGGGCCATGGGCGCGGAACTGAGTACAGATTCTCTGAGGAATGCGCAGTATTTGTTTGTGGCCAATATCACCCTGGCAACCCGGTTTGCCATTGAAGGCGGCATGGATTCGGAAACAGCCTATAACGCCAGTGATATGTATATCCGGAAACTGGATCAGTGCCGGACGGAAGAGGAAGTCATGGAACTGCACCGGGAAATGTACACGTTCTTCACAACGAAAATGGCGGGACTGAAGACGGAAACGGTATATACCCGCGCGGTGGCGGAGGGAATCAGCTATATTGAATCAAATCTGCACCTGCCGCTTCGCATCGATGACGTGGCGGAACATGTAAACCTGAGTCCCGGCTATTTTTCCGCGTTGTTTCACCGGGAGACCGGAAGCACCTTTTCCGACTATGTGCTCCGCCGCCGGATAGAGACGGCGCGGAATATGCTGCGCTATTCGGATTACACATCCACCGAAATCAGCGAGATCCTGGCTTTCAGCAGCCAGAGCTATTTTATCCGCTGCTTCCGGAACGCTGCCGGGATTACGCCGGCTGAATATCGCCGCCGGTATTATGCAAAAGCGATGAAAGCGGCGGACGGCATACCGGAACAGGATGGCCGGGACGGGGAAGGCGCCGACGCGTGGCATCCGGGCTCATACCCCACAAACAAAAGATCTGACAAACAGGAGGAGACTCTATGAAGAAGTTGTCACTGAACGGAGAATGGCTGCTTTCCATTCCGGGAAGCCGGTTCCCCGAAACAAAGGCGGTTGTTCCCGGATCGGTTTATCATGACCTGCTGACGGCAGGATTAATTCAGGATCCGTTTGACCGGGACAATGAGGATGAAGCGCTGAAGATCATGGAATGTGATTTTATCTACAGCCGTGATTTTAACGTTTCTGCGGAATTGCTGGACTGCGACTCTGTGATTCTTCGCTGCGACGGACTGGATACGCTGGCGTCGGTTGATATCAATGGGAAGCCGGCCGGGAAAGCGGATAACATGCACCGGACCTGGGAATTTGATGTGAAGGCGCTGCTGAAGGAAGGAACCAACAGCATCCGGGTCACTTTGGCTTCGCCCACGAAATATATCCGGGAGGCCTATGAAAAGAAGCCGCTGGAGGGATCCTCTGATGCGATGCGGGGCTTTCCGTATCTGCGAAAAGCGCATTGCATGTTCGGCTGGGACTGGGGTCCCCACCTGCCTGATGCCGGGATCTGGCGGGATATCGGGCTGACAGGCGTGAACAAGGCAAGGCTGAGGGATGTGTATATCAGCCAGGACCATGAACCGGGCCGGGTCACCCTGAAGGTGAAGTCCCGCACAGACCGGGTTACGGACGGGGCAGTCAGGATTGCCGTTGCCGTAAAAACACCGGACGGCCGGACGGTTTCCGCGGAAGGGGCGGACAGTGTTCTGACGATTGAAAATCCGCAGCTCTGGTGGCCGGCCGGCTACGGCGGGCAGCCGCTCTATTCCGTGGAGGTGACGCTGTTGGACGAAAAAGAGATCCTGGACATCTGGACAGGACGGATCGGCCTGCGCACGCTGACGATCCGCCGGGAAAAGGATGAATGGGGAGAAAGCTTCTGCCACTGTGTGAACGGGGTGGATATCTTTGCCATGGGTGCGGACTATATCCCGGAGGATAACCTGCTGCCCCGGGTGAACCGGGAGCGCACACGCCGCCTGCTGGAGGACGCGAGGGCAGCCAATATGAACACGATCCGCGTCTGGGGCGGCGGCTATTATCCGGATGACTTTTTCTATGACCTGTGCGATGAACTGGGCCTGCTGGTCTGGCAGGATTTCATGTTTGCCTGCGCGGCCTACGACCTGACGGAAGCTTTTGAGGAAAACATCTGCGCGGAGTTCCGGGACAATATCCGGCGGCTGCGGCACCATGCCTCCCTGGCCCTGTGGTGCGGCAATAATGAGATTGAATCCTTTGTGCCGATGGGGATCTGGGTTAAGGAACAGAGGCTGATTGCGGATTATATCAAACTGTATGAATATATCCTGCCGAAGATTGTGAAGGAGGAGGATCCGGAAACATTTTACTGGCCGTCCAGTCCCTCTTCGGGAGGAAGCTTTGACGACCCCGGGGACGAGAACCGCGGCGACTGCCATTACTGGGCAGTCTGGCATGGTCTGAAGCCGTTTACGGATTACCGGAACCATCTCTTCCGTTATACGAGTGAGTTCGGTTTCCAGTCTTTTCCCTGTATGGCAACCATTGAGAGCTTTACGCGGCCGGAGGACCGGAATGTTTTTTCCTATATAATGGAAAAGCATCAGCGGAACGCGAGCGCCAACGGTAAAATTGCGGAGTACCTGTCCCAGACTTACCTCTATCCTTCTTCCTTTGACCTGTTTGTTTACGCGTCACAGCTGCTGCAGGCCCAGGCTATGCAGTACGGCGTTGAACACTGGCGGAGGCATCGGGGACACTGCATGGGGGCGCTGGTATGGCAGCTGAATGACTGCTGGCCGGTAACCAGCTGGGCGAGTATTGACTATTACGGACGCTGGAAAGCGCTGCATTATTATGAGAAGCGTTTCTTTGCGCCAGTGCTGGTTTCCTGTGAGGAAGAGGGTACGCTGACCCAGGAAACCAATGTGAACGCGGAGCCCTGGCGTCCGCTGAAAAAATCGGCCCGCCTGAATGTTTCCAATGAAACCCGGGAGGAATTCAGCGGACGGGTTTGCTGGAGCCTACGGGCCCCGGACGCGTCCGTGCTTCAGGAAGGATGTTTCCCGGTGAAGGTTCCGCCGCTGTCGGCCCTCTGGCTGGACAAACTGGATTTCAGCGACCGGGATGTGCATGACTGTTATTTCGCCTATACCCTGGAAGGAGAAAACGGTATGCCTGCAGGCGGAGGAACGGTGCTCTTCTGTGCGCCGAAACACTTCCGGTTTGCGGATCCGGAGCTGGAAGCGCACCTGGAAGGGAAGGAGATTGTCGTCAGTGCAAAGGCCTATGCCCGGAGCGTTGAAATCCAGTGCGGCCCGGACGTTGTGCTGGAGGATAATTTCTTTGATATGAACGCGGGCGTCCGGAAAATCGGCGTGGTGCGCGGAAAGGCGGAGAAGATATCCGTCCGAAGCGCGTATGATATCCGCTAAACAGGCCTCCTGCGGAGAGGAACGGGCGGCTCATGAGGAAAAACCCGTGCTGAAAGGAATACAATATATTGTGGTTCGGGCAGAATCCCGGAGTGTACAACTCCGGGATTTTCTGTGCTGTCAACGGATTTCAGGGATCAAAACAATACAAAACCAAAAAAAAACACACAATTTTGCAAAAAAATCACACAATTAACAAACGTTGGTTTACAAAGGGTGATAACGATACCGTAAACTCCCGAAACATGGTCAAAAAGGGGGAGAATGCCCACAAAATCAACATTTTGTGGTTGCAAAAAAAAAAGAAGGGGGTTATACTGTTTCTCGCTTGAGA is a genomic window containing:
- a CDS encoding glycoside hydrolase family 3 C-terminal domain-containing protein, with translation MNIQEIRKLIGQMTLEEKAGLLSGDDFWHTKAVERLGVPRSMVSDGPHGLRKQDEEGDHLGINDSIKAVCFPAASATAASFDPDLIRKMGESLGEACQHEKLSVLLGPAVNIKRSPLCGRNFEYFSEDPYLTGVMATALIKGIQSKNVGTSIKHFALNNQEHRRMSSSSDCDERTIREIYFPAFEMAVKEAQPWTVMCSYNRINGVYASENPWLLTDVLRKEWGFEGYVVSDWGAVSDRVAGVAAGLDLEMPSSGGINDRKVVEAVRAGKLDEKLVDQACERILNIVYRYLENAKPDTPWDKEAQHLQSAEVAAECMVLLKNEDGILPLDKEDEVAFIGEFAAKPRFQGGGSSHINSFRTTSAVDAAQGLKVIYARGYDVAADDAPAEMIAEAVAAARKAQTAVVFAGLPDAYESEGYDRTHMRMPESQNRLIEAVAEANPNTVVVLHNGSPVEMPWIGKVKAVLEAYLGGQAVGLAEVKVLFGDVNPSGHLPESFPIKLEDNPSYLFFGGEPRGTEYREGIFVGYRYYDKKKMDVLFPFGHGLSYTTFEYSNLKLSAEAIKDTDTVIATVTVKNTGKRAGKTVVQLYVGDTEGFVNAVRPVRELRAFRKVELQPGESREVSFTLGKRAFAYWNTQIHDWYVETGDFSVEVGDSVANLPLKATVKVESTTVLPKHFDLDSIYMDILADPKGREVMGAFIKKAFAAFGSDQEAASEAAGEAISEDMNAAMMNYMPIRGALSFGGGMITEETMAELLRKINE
- a CDS encoding glycoside hydrolase family 3 protein codes for the protein MSWTKEERPYGVLIHNPGGRDLGIAGDVQILEEGGYAFKDLARTGRLLPYEDWRLPPETRAADLAERLSREEIAGLMLYSSHQLVPFIGTGPFSDTYGGEPFDPEKHDEAALTDGQLRFLKQDHIRHVLQMKVKNARVSARWSNHLQAVCEAEPWGIPVNISTDPRHGAAASDAEFRTAGSDVSKWPEGIGMAAAGDPELVRRFARVAAKEYRALGITTALGPQIDLSTEPRWMRLEDTLGSDPEKVIPLVKAYCDGMQTTEGSPDGWGMDSVITMVKHWPGGGTGEGGRDAHYPYGCFAVYPAGQFEQHLRPFTEGAFRLDGPTGSAGAVMPYYTVSWLEGHEKTGNSYNEYILKELLRGKYAYDGVVCTDWGITGDPDPAIDSFGSRCYGANEMTEAERHLKIILNGVDQFGGNNRAEPVLEAWKIGEERYGAEFMDRRMRLSARRLLTGMFRVGLFENPYLDPEKSERIVGCAAFVKEGLAAQARSVVLLRRGALPLREGIRVWIPRRTVLAHKDFVRRMTPETITDPLSGTDCGSWCLRADTPEEADAAIVFMESPLSDPYDPEDRAGGGNGYRPLMLQYRPYRAAEARAESIAGGDFREGFFNRSYRGKQNRCCNEGDLDNLRNARERMGSKPVVACVRMHNPTVPVEWEQYADSILVYFNTGIPVLMDILFGRRKAGGRLPYNLPESMAAVERHGEDDIRGPEPYRCQDGTVYETGYSAAEGAVKGNEENP
- a CDS encoding helix-turn-helix domain-containing protein: MKKIPDPEKQLAYIAYVNRENEFRHHGYDEEVRQYLMMQSGEPEAVEESQRMMRRAMGAELSTDSLRNAQYLFVANITLATRFAIEGGMDSETAYNASDMYIRKLDQCRTEEEVMELHREMYTFFTTKMAGLKTETVYTRAVAEGISYIESNLHLPLRIDDVAEHVNLSPGYFSALFHRETGSTFSDYVLRRRIETARNMLRYSDYTSTEISEILAFSSQSYFIRCFRNAAGITPAEYRRRYYAKAMKAADGIPEQDGRDGEGADAWHPGSYPTNKRSDKQEETL
- a CDS encoding glycoside hydrolase family 2 protein, which translates into the protein MKKLSLNGEWLLSIPGSRFPETKAVVPGSVYHDLLTAGLIQDPFDRDNEDEALKIMECDFIYSRDFNVSAELLDCDSVILRCDGLDTLASVDINGKPAGKADNMHRTWEFDVKALLKEGTNSIRVTLASPTKYIREAYEKKPLEGSSDAMRGFPYLRKAHCMFGWDWGPHLPDAGIWRDIGLTGVNKARLRDVYISQDHEPGRVTLKVKSRTDRVTDGAVRIAVAVKTPDGRTVSAEGADSVLTIENPQLWWPAGYGGQPLYSVEVTLLDEKEILDIWTGRIGLRTLTIRREKDEWGESFCHCVNGVDIFAMGADYIPEDNLLPRVNRERTRRLLEDARAANMNTIRVWGGGYYPDDFFYDLCDELGLLVWQDFMFACAAYDLTEAFEENICAEFRDNIRRLRHHASLALWCGNNEIESFVPMGIWVKEQRLIADYIKLYEYILPKIVKEEDPETFYWPSSPSSGGSFDDPGDENRGDCHYWAVWHGLKPFTDYRNHLFRYTSEFGFQSFPCMATIESFTRPEDRNVFSYIMEKHQRNASANGKIAEYLSQTYLYPSSFDLFVYASQLLQAQAMQYGVEHWRRHRGHCMGALVWQLNDCWPVTSWASIDYYGRWKALHYYEKRFFAPVLVSCEEEGTLTQETNVNAEPWRPLKKSARLNVSNETREEFSGRVCWSLRAPDASVLQEGCFPVKVPPLSALWLDKLDFSDRDVHDCYFAYTLEGENGMPAGGGTVLFCAPKHFRFADPELEAHLEGKEIVVSAKAYARSVEIQCGPDVVLEDNFFDMNAGVRKIGVVRGKAEKISVRSAYDIR